Proteins co-encoded in one Acidobacteriota bacterium genomic window:
- a CDS encoding carbohydrate binding family 9 domain-containing protein, which yields MTRARTTLALALCLLTIPAADLRAQPDGGLRVGSHGPDRPRVDDSTIAEPGGGYGALTGRPRVRVSRTDTPPEIDGRLDDEVWRTAAMLSEFVQQSPLDGAPATEDTEFYIAYDSEYIYFAFYLHYSDPSLMRASRVDRDTAWQDDLVTVYLDTFMDQQVCYDFDLNAYNVQGDGIISANQAEGGAIPFADRSWEALFYSGTQIVEGGYTAEMAIPFKSFRYPERPPGVEHRWGLQIVREIKGKNQESVVWAPMSRDVQSFMAQMGVLEGMTDLSTSRNLELLPSFTAIQYSSIDRETGDFVNRGTDPEGGVNVKYGITSNLTADFTGNPDFSQIESDQPQIEVNQRFPLFFPELRPFFLEGAEIFEFVSPVDLVHTRTLVDPNIGAKLTGKVGNTTLGVMVTDDEAPGKRDDPNDLGYGRNAQVAIGRARYDLYSESHIGVLATDREFLDGYNRVGGIDGQFRLSPATRLNFVAFQSQDRDEQGAERSGPMLGAMVAHEGRHLQARFFGARIDPDFRTDVGFLQRVDQRLGGANVAYRWWPEHWLISWGPILDYQLSYTHAGIREDEIIESPQTRVGRGGASSMPP from the coding sequence ATGACACGAGCCCGCACGACTCTTGCGCTCGCTCTGTGTCTCCTGACCATCCCGGCGGCGGATCTCCGCGCGCAGCCGGACGGGGGATTGCGGGTGGGCAGCCACGGGCCGGATCGGCCGCGCGTGGACGACAGCACCATCGCCGAGCCGGGCGGCGGCTACGGCGCGCTCACCGGCCGGCCGCGGGTCCGGGTCTCCCGGACCGACACGCCGCCGGAGATCGACGGCCGCCTCGACGACGAGGTGTGGCGCACGGCGGCGATGCTCTCGGAGTTCGTGCAGCAGTCTCCGCTCGACGGCGCTCCGGCGACCGAAGACACCGAGTTCTACATCGCCTACGACAGCGAGTATATCTACTTCGCCTTCTATCTGCACTACTCCGATCCGAGTCTGATGCGGGCCAGCCGGGTGGACCGTGACACGGCGTGGCAGGACGACTTGGTGACGGTCTACTTGGACACGTTCATGGATCAGCAGGTCTGCTACGACTTCGACCTCAACGCCTATAACGTGCAGGGCGACGGCATCATCAGCGCCAACCAGGCGGAGGGGGGCGCGATTCCCTTCGCCGATCGGTCGTGGGAGGCGCTGTTCTACAGCGGCACGCAGATCGTCGAGGGCGGCTACACGGCCGAGATGGCCATCCCGTTCAAGAGCTTCCGCTATCCGGAGCGCCCCCCCGGCGTCGAGCACCGCTGGGGTCTCCAGATCGTGCGCGAGATCAAGGGCAAGAATCAGGAGAGCGTGGTCTGGGCGCCGATGTCGCGCGACGTCCAGAGCTTCATGGCGCAGATGGGCGTGCTCGAAGGGATGACCGACCTGTCCACCAGCCGCAACCTGGAGCTCCTGCCGTCGTTCACCGCCATCCAGTACAGCTCCATCGACCGCGAGACCGGCGACTTCGTCAACCGCGGCACCGACCCGGAAGGGGGCGTGAACGTCAAGTACGGCATCACGTCGAACCTGACCGCCGACTTCACCGGCAACCCCGACTTCTCGCAGATCGAGTCGGACCAGCCGCAGATCGAGGTCAATCAGCGCTTTCCCCTGTTCTTTCCCGAGCTGCGGCCCTTCTTTCTGGAAGGCGCGGAGATCTTCGAGTTCGTCTCGCCCGTCGACCTCGTGCATACGCGGACGCTGGTCGATCCCAACATCGGGGCCAAGCTGACCGGCAAGGTGGGCAACACGACGCTGGGCGTGATGGTGACCGACGACGAGGCGCCGGGGAAGCGGGACGATCCGAACGACCTCGGCTATGGCAGAAACGCGCAGGTGGCGATTGGCCGGGCGCGCTACGACCTCTACTCGGAATCGCACATCGGTGTGCTGGCGACGGACCGCGAGTTCCTCGACGGATACAACCGCGTGGGGGGCATCGACGGCCAGTTTCGGCTGAGTCCAGCCACCCGTCTCAACTTCGTTGCGTTCCAGTCGCAGGACCGGGACGAGCAGGGCGCCGAACGGAGCGGGCCGATGCTCGGCGCCATGGTCGCGCACGAGGGACGCCACCTGCAGGCCAGATTCTTCGGAGCGCGCATCGACCCCGACTTCCGCACCGACGTCGGGTTCCTCCAGCGCGTGGACCAGCGGCTCGGGGGCGCCAACGTGGCGTACCGCTGGTGGCCGGAGCACTGGCTCATCAGTTGGGGGCCGATCCTCGACTACCAGCTCAGCTACACCCACGCGGGCATCCGGGAAGACGAGATAATCGAATCTCCTCAAACACGTGTGGGTAGGGGCGGAGCCAGTTCGATGCCTCCGCA